Proteins from a single region of Thiomicrorhabdus sp. Kp2:
- a CDS encoding GntR family transcriptional regulator: MDKSKGSKNQEQVIYDRLFDVILEQKLQPGSRLTEVPLAEIFGVSRTIIRRVLLRLSHEGVVEIKPNVGASVVSTAPEEVGQYFEARKIIEGALAKKLTGRLTNYQAEMLSAMVREENRMFDMGNLAKGLRKSTEFHFFIAEASGNEALAEIAKQLIARTSLIVSQYNLPGSGGCACIDHNTLVNVMQNGKPEDAEKLMMEHIEHIEHGLHLNEKAVEPDLYSLLKDI, encoded by the coding sequence ATGGATAAATCTAAAGGATCAAAGAACCAAGAGCAGGTCATCTACGATAGATTATTCGATGTGATACTTGAACAAAAATTACAGCCTGGTTCGCGTTTAACAGAAGTACCACTAGCCGAGATATTTGGTGTAAGTCGTACGATTATACGCAGAGTGCTTTTGAGATTGTCGCATGAAGGTGTTGTTGAAATAAAACCAAACGTGGGTGCTAGTGTGGTTTCAACTGCGCCTGAAGAGGTAGGTCAGTATTTTGAAGCTCGTAAAATCATTGAAGGTGCTTTAGCTAAAAAGTTAACAGGCCGCTTAACAAATTATCAGGCAGAAATGTTGAGTGCAATGGTTCGAGAAGAGAACCGTATGTTTGACATGGGTAACCTTGCAAAAGGTTTAAGAAAATCGACAGAGTTTCACTTTTTTATTGCTGAAGCATCAGGTAATGAAGCTTTAGCCGAAATTGCCAAGCAGCTTATTGCTAGAACCTCATTAATTGTTTCGCAATACAACCTTCCTGGTTCTGGTGGGTGCGCATGTATTGACCATAATACTTTGGTTAATGTTATGCAAAACGGCAAACCAGAAGATGCTGAAAAGTTAATGATGGAGCATATTGAACATATAGAACATGGATTACATCTTAATGAAAAGGCTGTTGAGCCGGATCTTTATTCTTTATTAAAAGATATCTAA
- a CDS encoding urate hydroxylase PuuD: MDPQIIEWLNLNVKWIHLIVGIAWIGASFYFNWLEGNLERNKPDLNTGVAGDLWAVHGGGFYHVEKFENSPEKLPDVLHWFKWEAYLTWITGFAMMILVFYLAPSMYLLDASVSDMSPGLAIGISLFSMLAGWLIYDQLCKTKLVENGALFFWIIFLGLTAVAFILTNLFSAKAAYIHVGAIIGSIMVANVFFVIIPSQKTMVSAMENGQVPDPMVGKRGFQRSLHNNYFTLPVLFIMISGHYPLTFGSEYSWLVLAAISLIGVFVRHYFNLKNRGQKKVWMLPAAAILMAILAYLTMPKKPETTLVSAVSYQQISPVIKQRCATCHAVQPTDVAFKSAPKGVALETQADLERHADMVYAQTVTTHAMPIGNLTKMTEQERVLLNAWYQGFKAE, encoded by the coding sequence ATGGATCCTCAAATTATTGAGTGGTTAAATTTAAATGTAAAGTGGATTCACTTAATCGTTGGGATTGCTTGGATTGGAGCATCATTTTATTTTAACTGGCTAGAAGGTAATTTAGAGCGTAATAAACCTGATTTAAATACAGGTGTAGCTGGGGATTTATGGGCTGTACATGGAGGTGGTTTTTATCATGTTGAAAAGTTTGAAAACTCCCCTGAAAAACTTCCCGATGTTTTACATTGGTTTAAATGGGAAGCTTACCTAACTTGGATTACTGGTTTTGCCATGATGATTCTGGTGTTCTATCTTGCTCCAAGTATGTACTTGCTTGACGCATCTGTTTCGGATATGTCACCAGGCTTGGCTATTGGGATTAGCTTGTTTTCTATGTTGGCTGGTTGGCTTATTTACGACCAGTTGTGTAAAACCAAGTTAGTAGAAAATGGCGCTCTATTCTTTTGGATTATCTTTTTGGGCTTAACGGCCGTTGCTTTTATTCTTACTAATCTTTTTAGTGCAAAAGCCGCTTATATACATGTTGGTGCCATCATAGGTAGCATTATGGTCGCCAATGTATTCTTTGTGATTATTCCATCACAAAAAACCATGGTTAGTGCTATGGAAAATGGTCAAGTGCCAGACCCTATGGTTGGAAAACGTGGTTTTCAACGTTCTTTGCATAACAACTATTTCACATTGCCTGTTCTTTTTATCATGATTAGTGGTCACTATCCGTTAACTTTTGGTAGTGAATACAGCTGGTTAGTGCTGGCGGCTATATCGTTAATTGGTGTTTTTGTTAGACACTACTTTAATCTAAAAAATCGTGGTCAAAAGAAAGTGTGGATGCTTCCTGCCGCGGCCATTTTAATGGCGATACTTGCTTACTTAACCATGCCTAAAAAACCAGAAACTACATTAGTATCAGCCGTAAGTTATCAACAAATTTCCCCTGTTATAAAACAACGATGTGCTACTTGTCATGCTGTTCAACCAACGGATGTTGCATTTAAATCAGCCCCTAAAGGTGTTGCGTTAGAAACTCAAGCAGATCTAGAGCGACATGCCGATATGGTCTATGCCCAGACTGTAACAACTCATGCCATGCCAATTGGAAATTTAACCAAGATGACGGAGCAAGAGCGAGTATTGCTAAATGCCTGGTATCAAGGATTTAAGGCGGAATGA
- the uraD gene encoding 2-oxo-4-hydroxy-4-carboxy-5-ureidoimidazoline decarboxylase, which yields MTLDQLNALSLKEFIEVTEPLLEHCDWVLPSLANSRPFINLADMQNKLAISILNASTKNQIDALRMHPKLGVGKAEPGFSQSEQKQAGLSNLSSEELALFQKLNLSYENKMDYPFVIAVTGMSKDEILSKMALRIEGEKEKELPIAIFELIKIAQIRVAKLFNE from the coding sequence ATGACCTTAGATCAACTTAACGCACTCTCTCTTAAAGAGTTTATTGAGGTAACAGAGCCCCTATTAGAGCATTGTGACTGGGTCTTACCTAGCTTAGCTAATAGTAGACCATTTATAAATCTAGCTGATATGCAAAATAAATTAGCCATATCGATATTAAATGCATCTACCAAAAACCAAATAGATGCTTTGAGAATGCACCCAAAACTAGGCGTTGGCAAAGCCGAACCAGGCTTTTCGCAATCGGAACAAAAGCAAGCGGGGTTATCTAATTTATCTTCAGAAGAGCTAGCTTTATTTCAAAAGCTTAATCTATCCTATGAAAATAAGATGGATTACCCTTTTGTGATTGCGGTTACGGGAATGTCAAAAGATGAGATTCTCTCAAAAATGGCATTAAGAATAGAAGGGGAAAAAGAAAAGGAACTACCCATAGCGATTTTTGAACTGATTAAAATCGCTCAGATTAGAGTCGCAAAACTGTTTAATGAATAG
- the xdhA gene encoding xanthine dehydrogenase small subunit, whose translation MNSNDIQFFLGKQQIKVSSCSPTLTLLNYLRTEMDLPGTKEGCAEGDCGACTVVLVELNDGKLTYKAVNACILFLPMLDGKQVLTVEHLKSDNGLLHPVQQAMVDSHASQCGFCTPGIAMSGYALYQNTRHSKTPESELNQNYQACQNTSEQTDCLNKTFAGNLCRCTGYGPIIESAKSFIQHALENQTTIELENANLIKQLESIAPTKEKSFTHAAQTFIQPSNITELNQALDAKPSAHLLAGATDLGLWVTKQRKNLETLIYLGQVPELKQITETDNYIELGASVTYSEALPILSKYFSQMEGYLERHSSTQIRNSGTVVGNIANGSPIGDIPPPLIALGSSIKLTSVHGSRELLLEDYFIRYGKQDRKSNEFIEKVRIPIKHKGSFSLYKISKRFEQDISSVSAAFYLELTDNIISSIRLCYGGMAATPLRAKQTETELLGKPLNEETINQACLKLSEDYQPLSDFRASQVYRMTVAKNLLRKFFIEQSATVNNSTNSNNIPIQILHTGELKHA comes from the coding sequence ATGAACTCAAACGATATTCAATTCTTTTTAGGCAAACAACAGATCAAAGTCAGTAGTTGCTCCCCCACCTTAACGCTCTTAAATTATCTAAGAACAGAAATGGATTTGCCAGGAACAAAAGAAGGCTGTGCTGAAGGAGATTGCGGTGCTTGTACTGTGGTTTTAGTGGAGTTAAACGATGGTAAACTTACATACAAAGCAGTCAATGCATGTATTCTGTTTTTGCCCATGTTAGATGGAAAGCAGGTTCTTACCGTAGAACACCTAAAAAGTGACAATGGCTTGCTACACCCTGTTCAACAAGCCATGGTTGATAGCCATGCATCTCAATGCGGTTTTTGTACACCAGGCATTGCGATGTCGGGTTATGCTCTATATCAAAATACTCGCCATTCCAAAACTCCAGAAAGCGAACTTAATCAAAACTACCAGGCCTGTCAAAACACATCTGAACAAACAGACTGTTTAAATAAAACCTTTGCAGGAAATCTATGCAGATGCACGGGTTACGGTCCAATTATTGAATCGGCAAAAAGCTTTATTCAGCACGCCCTTGAAAACCAAACCACCATTGAACTGGAAAACGCGAATTTAATTAAACAATTAGAAAGCATTGCTCCAACAAAAGAAAAGTCATTTACGCACGCCGCCCAAACATTTATACAGCCCAGTAATATCACAGAGCTTAATCAGGCTTTGGATGCTAAGCCTTCTGCCCACTTATTAGCAGGCGCAACTGACTTAGGTTTGTGGGTTACGAAACAACGCAAAAATCTCGAAACGCTAATTTACCTCGGCCAAGTACCGGAGCTTAAACAGATTACTGAAACCGATAATTATATTGAACTAGGCGCATCAGTCACTTACTCAGAGGCTTTACCAATATTAAGCAAGTATTTTTCACAAATGGAAGGCTACCTTGAACGACACAGCTCTACCCAAATTCGCAACTCAGGCACGGTTGTTGGCAATATCGCAAATGGTTCACCCATTGGTGACATCCCACCACCGTTAATTGCATTAGGCTCAAGCATTAAACTTACTAGTGTTCATGGTTCTAGAGAACTATTATTAGAAGACTATTTTATTCGTTACGGAAAACAAGACCGCAAATCAAACGAATTCATTGAAAAAGTTCGTATTCCTATCAAACATAAAGGCTCTTTTAGTCTCTATAAAATCTCAAAACGTTTTGAACAAGACATTTCTTCTGTCAGCGCCGCTTTTTATCTTGAACTGACAGACAACATAATTTCGTCAATACGTCTTTGTTACGGTGGCATGGCGGCAACACCATTAAGAGCAAAACAGACAGAAACAGAACTACTTGGCAAGCCTTTAAATGAAGAAACAATTAACCAGGCCTGCTTAAAACTTAGTGAAGATTATCAACCCTTATCGGATTTTAGAGCCTCACAAGTTTATCGTATGACCGTAGCTAAAAATCTGTTACGTAAGTTTTTTATTGAACAAAGCGCCACCGTTAATAACTCAACAAACAGCAATAACATACCCATACAAATTTTACATACTGGAGAGCTTAAACATGCTTAA
- the uraH gene encoding hydroxyisourate hydrolase, which produces MSGLTTHVLDTSLGLPAHGVTIKLYKITDKGQSLIAETTTNHDGRTDKPLLTAEQITTGKYQLVFSMEDYFKKTQNNLAMPLFLSDIPIQFGIADSTSHYHVPLLVSPFGFSTYRGS; this is translated from the coding sequence ATGAGCGGACTCACTACTCATGTTTTAGACACTAGCTTAGGTTTACCCGCTCATGGAGTGACTATCAAACTCTATAAAATTACAGATAAGGGGCAAAGCCTAATTGCAGAAACCACTACCAATCATGATGGAAGAACAGACAAACCACTACTTACAGCTGAGCAAATTACAACAGGCAAGTATCAACTGGTGTTTTCAATGGAGGATTACTTCAAAAAAACTCAGAACAACTTAGCGATGCCTTTGTTTTTAAGCGACATCCCCATTCAGTTTGGTATAGCTGATAGCACATCTCACTACCATGTTCCTTTATTAGTATCCCCTTTTGGCTTTAGCACCTACCGTGGTAGCTAA
- a CDS encoding ABC transporter substrate-binding protein: MKLKMFFAAVLACTSMTSFADTSIKFTLDWKFEGPAAAYLTAIDKGFYKEEGLDVSIDSGKGSLDAIPKVASGTYEFGFADINSLVKFKDQNPDSKLKGILMVYNKPPFAIIGSKQTGVSTPKDLEGKILGAPAPDGAYAQWKAFTKVSGIDSSKVEINNVSFAVRESMLVQKRVDAIAGFSFSSFLNLKKIGLAPEDINVMLMADHGLKLYGNTLIVNPEYAEKNPDVVKSFIKATIKGWKYTIEHPDQAIKSVMAKNQIAKEAVELERLQMCINDNVVTDEVKAKGFGGVDYGRLSESIEQIGFTYDFKNKPTAESVFTEAYLPAKSEREM; the protein is encoded by the coding sequence ATGAAATTAAAAATGTTTTTCGCCGCTGTTTTAGCTTGTACAAGTATGACTTCTTTTGCCGATACATCAATAAAGTTTACCTTAGATTGGAAATTTGAAGGCCCAGCCGCAGCCTATTTAACAGCAATTGATAAAGGCTTTTATAAAGAAGAAGGTTTAGATGTATCAATCGATTCGGGTAAGGGGTCGCTAGATGCAATTCCTAAAGTAGCCTCAGGAACATATGAATTTGGATTTGCGGATATTAACTCTTTAGTTAAATTCAAAGACCAAAACCCTGATTCTAAATTGAAAGGGATATTAATGGTTTATAACAAGCCACCGTTTGCCATTATTGGTTCTAAACAGACAGGGGTTTCAACGCCAAAAGATTTAGAAGGTAAAATTCTAGGTGCGCCAGCTCCTGATGGTGCTTATGCACAGTGGAAAGCATTCACTAAAGTATCGGGTATTGATTCTTCAAAGGTTGAAATAAATAACGTTAGTTTTGCGGTTCGTGAATCAATGCTTGTACAAAAACGTGTTGATGCAATTGCTGGTTTCTCATTTTCGTCGTTTTTAAATTTAAAGAAAATTGGTCTTGCGCCAGAAGATATTAATGTCATGTTAATGGCGGATCACGGACTAAAACTTTACGGAAACACCCTAATTGTTAACCCTGAGTACGCTGAGAAAAATCCTGATGTAGTTAAAAGCTTTATTAAGGCGACTATAAAAGGTTGGAAGTACACTATTGAACACCCTGATCAAGCAATTAAATCGGTAATGGCTAAAAACCAAATTGCAAAAGAAGCGGTTGAGTTAGAGCGTTTACAAATGTGTATTAACGATAACGTAGTTACTGATGAAGTAAAAGCAAAAGGATTTGGTGGCGTTGATTATGGGCGTTTATCTGAATCAATTGAGCAGATTGGTTTTACATACGATTTTAAAAACAAGCCTACTGCAGAATCAGTATTTACTGAAGCATATTTACCGGCGAAATCAGAACGAGAAATGTAA
- the gpt gene encoding xanthine phosphoribosyltransferase, whose translation MSNQIRKHIISWDQLHRDCRALTHELLALDKKWDGIIAITRGGMIPAGIIAREMGIRVVDTISVRTYSHQEISEPQVLNDVTATTDGDGFLLIDDLVDTGKTAKFVRERLPNAYFATVYAKPEGRPLVDNFITEVPQETWIYFPWDLELDYVKPISKHADE comes from the coding sequence ATGAGTAATCAAATAAGAAAACACATCATATCTTGGGATCAACTGCATAGAGATTGCAGAGCTTTAACGCATGAGTTACTTGCTCTTGATAAGAAATGGGATGGCATTATTGCTATTACTCGTGGTGGAATGATTCCTGCGGGGATTATTGCTCGTGAAATGGGTATACGTGTGGTGGATACAATTTCTGTAAGAACTTACAGCCATCAAGAGATTAGTGAACCACAGGTGTTAAATGATGTTACGGCAACAACAGATGGCGATGGCTTTTTATTGATTGATGATTTAGTAGATACTGGCAAAACAGCTAAATTTGTACGTGAACGTTTGCCAAACGCTTATTTTGCAACGGTCTATGCTAAGCCTGAAGGCCGACCTTTAGTGGATAATTTTATTACGGAAGTTCCGCAAGAAACTTGGATTTATTTTCCTTGGGATTTAGAACTCGATTACGTTAAGCCTATTTCTAAACATGCTGACGAATAG
- a CDS encoding ABC transporter permease, with the protein MKKTAWSNLTESKTYEYGAPIAIFLSAIAIWQLVCMVGNIPEYFLPSPIRILQAMIEYQDALIHNGWQTLKTTIIGFAISVVFGVAVGALIGNSKTLYNALYPLFIAFETVPKVAVVPILVLWFGIGTTPAILTAWIISFFPIVVNVSTGLATLEPEVVDVMRALKASKRQILFKVGIPNTLPYFFGALKISITLAFVGSVVAETVAANAGVGHLMLSAQANFDVPLVFAGLVVLALEGLAMYTIFAIMEKRMTKWAFRN; encoded by the coding sequence ATGAAAAAAACCGCTTGGTCAAATTTAACCGAATCAAAAACCTATGAGTACGGTGCGCCGATTGCTATTTTTTTATCAGCTATCGCTATATGGCAGTTAGTGTGTATGGTGGGAAATATCCCAGAATACTTTTTACCATCACCAATACGAATCTTACAGGCGATGATTGAATATCAAGATGCGCTTATTCATAACGGCTGGCAAACATTAAAAACCACCATTATTGGTTTTGCTATTTCAGTGGTTTTTGGTGTTGCAGTAGGGGCTTTAATAGGAAACTCTAAAACCCTTTATAACGCACTTTACCCGCTATTTATTGCCTTTGAAACCGTTCCAAAAGTGGCTGTAGTACCTATTTTAGTTTTATGGTTTGGAATTGGAACAACCCCTGCAATTTTAACCGCATGGATTATTTCATTTTTTCCAATTGTTGTGAATGTTTCAACTGGCTTAGCGACTCTTGAACCAGAAGTGGTTGATGTAATGCGCGCTTTAAAAGCGAGTAAACGTCAAATCCTGTTTAAGGTGGGTATTCCAAATACATTGCCGTATTTCTTTGGTGCGTTAAAAATATCAATCACGTTAGCTTTTGTAGGTTCTGTTGTAGCCGAAACCGTAGCTGCAAACGCAGGCGTTGGTCATTTAATGCTTTCAGCTCAAGCTAACTTTGATGTACCACTTGTCTTTGCAGGCCTGGTTGTTTTAGCTTTAGAAGGTTTAGCCATGTATACAATTTTTGCCATTATGGAAAAACGCATGACTAAATGGGCTTTTAGAAATTAG
- the xdhB gene encoding xanthine dehydrogenase molybdopterin binding subunit: protein MLNKSLSNAPQRMPKSIKSGVSAKVKHDSADKHVSGEAFYIDDLPEPRDLLHVYIAQSEYAHAKVLSMDVSKVEAFPGVCKVLTVKDVTGKNDFAPVVDGDPIFADGLVEYIGQSLFAVAADSIDIAREAAQLAVIEYQPLPAITTVKQALEQNSFVLESKTFLRGNPEEKLNQTEHRIQGEIEIGGQDHFYLESNVAMAIPGEDNDIKIHSSTQHPTEVQHCCARAIGLPDHAIHVEMRRMGGGFGGKESQPALFASIAALVTHHTKRPAKVRLDRDDDMIMTGKRHDYVIQYDVGFNQEGVIEAIAFEAASRCGMSADLSASINDRTMFHLDNAYYLDNVSIISHRCKTHTVSNTAFRGFGGPQGMVAMERVIDEIACHLQQDSLTIRKRNYYGIVDRNITPYHMPITDNIIHEITAELEASSDYNNRQKSIIQFNASSPYIKKGIALSPVKFGISFTATHLNQAGALLHIYTDGSIHLNHGGTEMGQGLFTKVAQIVAEEFQVEIEQIKITATDTAKVPNTSPTAASSGCDLNGKAAQNAAIILKNRLIEFASEKYAIEPSNIFFTANGVLVGDECIAFKDLVMQAYFARISLSTTGYYQTPKIHFDQTMGKGHPFFYFAYGAAVSEVTIDTLTGEYKVDRVDIVHDCGDSINPAIDLGQIEGGFIQGMGWLTTEELVYDDSGRLRTHAPSTYKIPSCGDRPREMNIHLRCDANREDTVYRSKAVGEPPLMLGISVFNALTNAVASVANYQACPKLDAPATPERVLLACEALRQNSLGETHA, encoded by the coding sequence ATGCTTAATAAGTCATTATCTAACGCCCCGCAACGTATGCCAAAAAGTATTAAATCGGGTGTTAGTGCCAAGGTAAAACACGACAGTGCCGACAAACATGTAAGCGGTGAAGCTTTTTATATTGATGACTTGCCTGAACCGCGCGATTTATTACATGTTTACATTGCACAAAGTGAATATGCTCACGCTAAAGTACTCTCTATGGATGTTTCAAAAGTAGAAGCGTTTCCAGGTGTTTGTAAAGTTTTAACCGTAAAAGATGTAACAGGTAAAAACGATTTTGCCCCAGTTGTTGATGGCGACCCTATTTTTGCCGATGGCTTAGTTGAATACATTGGTCAATCACTATTTGCAGTTGCGGCAGATTCTATTGATATTGCTAGAGAAGCCGCTCAATTAGCGGTAATTGAATATCAACCTCTTCCTGCCATTACCACCGTTAAACAAGCACTAGAACAAAACTCTTTTGTTTTGGAATCTAAAACCTTTTTACGTGGTAATCCTGAAGAAAAACTCAATCAAACTGAGCACCGAATTCAGGGTGAAATTGAAATTGGCGGACAAGATCATTTCTACCTAGAATCTAATGTGGCTATGGCCATACCTGGTGAAGATAACGACATTAAAATTCACAGCTCCACTCAACACCCAACAGAAGTACAGCACTGTTGCGCTAGAGCCATTGGCTTACCAGACCACGCTATTCATGTTGAAATGCGCAGAATGGGTGGCGGTTTTGGTGGTAAAGAGTCGCAACCAGCCCTGTTTGCAAGCATAGCTGCCTTGGTTACACATCATACTAAACGCCCAGCAAAAGTGCGTTTAGACCGCGATGACGACATGATAATGACTGGCAAACGCCATGACTATGTCATTCAATACGATGTAGGCTTTAACCAAGAGGGAGTAATTGAAGCCATTGCATTTGAAGCCGCTTCACGCTGTGGAATGTCAGCAGACTTATCGGCATCCATTAATGATAGAACCATGTTTCATTTAGATAATGCTTACTATTTAGATAATGTATCCATTATTTCACACCGCTGTAAAACACATACTGTTTCAAATACCGCTTTTCGTGGTTTTGGTGGCCCTCAAGGTATGGTGGCTATGGAACGAGTAATAGATGAAATTGCCTGCCATCTACAACAAGATTCCTTAACAATTCGCAAACGCAATTATTATGGCATAGTTGATAGAAATATCACGCCCTATCATATGCCCATTACCGATAATATCATTCATGAAATCACCGCGGAATTGGAAGCCAGTTCTGACTACAATAATCGTCAAAAAAGTATTATTCAATTTAACGCAAGTAGCCCATACATTAAAAAAGGGATTGCTCTTTCTCCCGTTAAATTTGGTATCTCATTCACAGCTACCCACCTTAACCAAGCAGGCGCTTTGTTACACATTTACACTGATGGTTCAATCCACCTAAACCACGGTGGAACCGAGATGGGGCAAGGTTTGTTTACCAAGGTTGCACAAATTGTGGCCGAAGAGTTTCAGGTTGAAATTGAACAAATTAAAATCACCGCTACCGATACCGCCAAAGTACCTAATACTTCACCTACGGCAGCATCTAGCGGCTGTGATTTAAACGGTAAAGCCGCACAAAATGCCGCTATTATTTTGAAAAACCGTTTGATTGAGTTTGCCAGTGAAAAATATGCCATTGAACCTTCAAACATCTTTTTTACAGCCAATGGCGTTTTGGTTGGTGACGAGTGCATCGCCTTTAAAGATTTAGTAATGCAAGCCTATTTTGCGCGAATCTCACTCTCTACAACAGGCTATTATCAAACCCCCAAAATTCACTTTGACCAAACGATGGGTAAAGGTCATCCTTTCTTCTATTTTGCTTACGGAGCTGCCGTTTCTGAAGTAACTATTGATACCCTAACGGGAGAATATAAGGTTGACCGAGTGGATATTGTTCACGATTGCGGTGACAGCATTAACCCCGCTATTGATCTAGGCCAAATAGAAGGCGGGTTTATTCAAGGTATGGGCTGGCTTACAACTGAAGAACTTGTTTACGATGACTCTGGTCGCTTAAGAACTCACGCACCTTCAACCTATAAAATACCATCCTGCGGTGACCGCCCTAGAGAGATGAATATACATTTACGCTGCGATGCCAATAGAGAAGATACCGTTTATCGTTCTAAAGCGGTTGGCGAACCACCACTAATGCTTGGAATCAGTGTTTTTAATGCCTTAACTAATGCGGTAGCGAGTGTAGCAAATTACCAGGCCTGTCCAAAACTGGATGCTCCTGCAACACCTGAAAGAGTTCTGTTAGCGTGTGAAGCTTTACGCCAAAACAGCTTAGGAGAAACTCATGCTTAA
- the puuE gene encoding allantoinase PuuE: protein MAKMYDRDLIGYGQTVPKVSWPGNAKIAVQFVINYEEGGENCILHGDKTSEAFLSEVVGASEWPGQRHMSIESVYEYGSRAGFWRLHKLFTQHKLPVTVFAVAMAMQRNPDIVQAMLEADWEIASHGYRWIDYRNIPEAVEKMHIQRALEIHSKMTGKKPAGWYIGRNNERTRSLILAQTTPLYDADSYADDLPYWVDNPVTKEAQPHLIVPYTLDANDMRFATAQGFNSGEQFFQYLKDSFDVLYEEGATEPKMMSIGLHCRLIGRPGRFAALKRFVEYIQSKPDVWVCTREQIAEHWHQNHYPSPE, encoded by the coding sequence ATGGCAAAAATGTACGATAGAGATTTAATTGGCTATGGACAAACAGTACCTAAAGTGTCCTGGCCTGGTAACGCTAAAATCGCAGTACAATTTGTTATTAACTATGAAGAAGGTGGCGAAAACTGCATCCTACATGGTGATAAAACCTCTGAAGCTTTTCTTTCTGAAGTTGTAGGAGCATCGGAATGGCCTGGGCAACGCCATATGAGCATTGAGTCGGTTTATGAATACGGTTCACGAGCTGGGTTTTGGCGTTTACATAAACTGTTCACTCAACACAAACTACCAGTAACCGTTTTTGCAGTTGCAATGGCAATGCAACGTAACCCAGATATTGTTCAAGCGATGCTTGAGGCCGACTGGGAAATAGCCTCACATGGTTATCGTTGGATTGATTACCGCAATATTCCAGAAGCGGTTGAAAAAATGCATATTCAAAGAGCATTAGAAATACACTCTAAAATGACTGGGAAAAAACCAGCGGGTTGGTATATTGGTCGCAATAATGAGCGCACACGTAGTCTTATTTTAGCCCAAACTACACCTTTATATGATGCTGACTCTTACGCAGATGACTTGCCTTACTGGGTTGATAATCCAGTGACTAAAGAAGCCCAACCCCATTTAATTGTTCCTTATACCTTAGATGCAAACGATATGCGTTTTGCAACGGCTCAAGGCTTTAATTCGGGTGAACAATTTTTTCAATATTTAAAAGATTCTTTTGATGTGCTGTATGAAGAGGGTGCAACTGAACCCAAAATGATGTCAATTGGACTGCATTGTCGATTAATAGGCAGGCCTGGTAGATTTGCCGCACTTAAACGTTTTGTTGAATATATTCAATCAAAACCCGACGTTTGGGTTTGTACCCGTGAGCAAATTGCCGAACACTGGCATCAAAATCACTATCCATCACCAGAATAA
- a CDS encoding ABC transporter ATP-binding protein, with product MSDFIQLEKVSLSYNGSEKLEDMAIHEVDLTIKKGSFTAVVGPSGCGKSTMMKLLSGLQAPTLGYVFMANREVNGPVSGVGMAFQKSTLLPWRNIIDNVLLPFEVSPDYERQYRRNKQAYIKKATELLAQVGLKGYEESFPWELSGGMQQRASICRALVHEPSLLILDEPFGALDSFTREELWIMLSELQAAKKFTVLLVTHDLEEASYLADDIYVMSTRPGRIVHHEQVSFERPRSIDIRYEAEFTHLVQKLRGFIKAAKEAA from the coding sequence ATGTCAGATTTTATTCAGCTAGAAAAAGTTTCTTTAAGCTATAACGGCTCAGAGAAACTTGAAGATATGGCTATTCATGAAGTCGACTTAACTATAAAAAAAGGGAGTTTTACCGCTGTTGTCGGTCCAAGTGGCTGCGGTAAATCAACTATGATGAAACTCTTGTCGGGGCTACAAGCCCCAACTTTGGGTTATGTTTTTATGGCAAATAGAGAAGTGAATGGCCCTGTTTCTGGGGTGGGAATGGCGTTTCAAAAATCGACCTTACTGCCTTGGCGTAATATCATTGATAACGTGTTGTTACCTTTTGAAGTCAGCCCAGACTATGAACGTCAATATCGTAGAAATAAACAAGCGTACATAAAAAAAGCGACAGAACTTCTTGCGCAAGTTGGCTTAAAAGGTTACGAGGAAAGTTTTCCTTGGGAGTTATCAGGGGGAATGCAACAACGTGCTTCAATATGTCGTGCCTTGGTGCATGAGCCAAGCTTACTAATTTTAGATGAACCTTTTGGTGCTTTAGATTCATTCACCAGAGAAGAGTTGTGGATTATGTTAAGTGAACTTCAAGCAGCAAAAAAATTTACTGTGCTTTTGGTTACTCACGATTTAGAAGAAGCCTCTTATTTAGCGGATGATATTTACGTTATGTCTACCCGTCCAGGACGAATTGTTCATCATGAACAAGTGTCATTTGAAAGGCCAAGGTCAATTGATATTCGTTATGAAGCAGAGTTTACCCATTTAGTTCAAAAATTGCGTGGGTTCATTAAAGCGGCGAAGGAGGCGGCATGA